The Aythya fuligula isolate bAytFul2 chromosome 5, bAytFul2.pri, whole genome shotgun sequence sequence TACCACGGTTTGTGAGGCTGTGCTCTCTGGTGTCAGCGTAGCCTGAAAGAACTGCGTTTAAATCTTCATGGATGGACCCTGAATATCTATAGATGTCCTAGTCAGAGGAGACCAGGTTACACGCCACCATGTGTTTGCTCATCCTTGCAAAAGCGCAGCGTTTTCAGAAGTGTCATAGTTCAGCAGCTTAACGTTATTATCAAAGTATTACCTCTGAGCAAACAGCATCTCAGCTACTCGTTTTTGAGAGGTCTCTACTATGTGTGACCTGAAAACTTAAATTTTGAAACTTAGAATTAAtttgcttctgaaagaaaaaaacatgcaaatgtaTCCTGTAGATTGCctgttgaaaacaaacaaattaattcagTAACAGTGTGGGTCATACACATATATGAACAAGTAACACGAGTACACGAGAACCCCTCTCTCTACCAACTCCTCTGtgttctcttccttcttttgcatttcttttacctcccttccctgcttttCTGCTAGAGCAAGGAAGTTCTGCTGACACCAGCAAATGGGACATTTTCTCGTTCTGCAGTTGTCTAAAGAAGAGCCTTGTATTCCACAGGTCTTTACTTCAAAAGCACTGGCTTGTGAAAATACCATCAGCTGTTGATATCAGGTGCAAATACAGAAGTCACAGTATTCCAGCTTTGAAAATTTCTGACTTCCCATACTCCAAAGCCATTTATAAAACAGCCCAGCCTTTTCCCAGGTCTctcttgttgattttttttccttgtctgtttAATGTCAGTACTATAGGgttacaacagaaaaaaaatgttctctgacTGAATAGCTGGTAGATAGCATGCATAGACCGCTGTTCTGTGGGCTGCACGGACTGAAGTTCTTCAGGCAAACAGCTTTCACAACTGACACCTTTGAGCTGGAAAGTGGTCCAGTAAAGACATTGCCTTTGTTTGTTATTATACAGGCCTTAGCACAGATGCTTTTGTAGCTTTGCCTTCTACGAATGAATAAAATATGCTACCTTACGTAAGTGTGTGGTTTAGCAGATCAGCGTGAACACAGGGAGGTAGAACACAGTTACACAAGACATGATTGTGTTGTGCAGTGTTCAAGTGTCCTAGAAGAAGTCATCGTGATACTGGTGATTACATAAtcatttttgtaacattttatttagcttATGCATTATATAATTCTGTTTGTTGCATGCCACAACCCCTTTCAGAGAGTTGTACGCTTTGGAAGCTAATTACACTGGGAGGCTCATCTAACTGCTCACTCTCTGCTTGCTGAACTGGGATGTGCATGCTCTGGAAGGTGAGGGTATTTCAGCCCTGCCTGGTGTCCGTATTAACCAATTCTTTGTTCAGATGCAAAACAACAGGAACAAAGGACTAGAAGTGAAGTTCCATACTGTCCAAAGCAGCTATATCATCTTAATCTCTTTCATCAGCTAATCACCCCCCATATTAGTGAGGTTATGAAAGGGACTCTACCAGGAGGTCAGTAAACGTGTATACTGATTCCTCTTGGGTTCAGAGAATAAATGACTGAAGCCTTTAAGTGGCTGGAGCCTTGAATTCAGAGATGTcaatgtttttgtctttcagacagGAACCTCAGAACAGTTCAGCAAAATGGTCACCACCAGAAAACTACAAAAAGTGAGTAGCACTTGCCAGTCACCCAGTTGTTTCTGTTGTAGAGTAATCAGAGAATGGTTGAGTTTGGAAGGGATCTCcagaggtcatctagtccaaaccccctgctcaagcagggtcacctagagcatgttcTGGGCCCTTTCATATTTCCCCATGGAGACCACAAAAAGCGTGGGGGGTTGTGTTGTGATGTGGGTGTTTGCTTGATCAGAATTAAGGATGGGgcttttgctgtgctgtttgtttcttttgttgtgaAGGATATAGGGCACTCTTTTTACTTTTGAATAGACTCAAgaacagcagcctgccagtgtTTATCTGTGACTGGTTGTGGCTGGCTTGGAAACAGGAGCCTGGTGGTGAAATGTTCCCTGGCTCCTCAGAGATGGTGCCATGCCTACTACATTTATGAGCTGTGGTTTTCCTTACTCTTGGCAGTACCTTGTTGTGCCAGTATGGGAGAGCCTGGTACAGGAATGAGCGGTTTCTGTTCTCTTTTACACTGACATTCTTCACATAGCCTGTTGGGCTCACAGAGGGTGTTTTCATATCTCAGGGTTTAAACTCCCCTCTTTTCAATTGTTGTGTCTTTTTCTATCCTTGTCACAGGCGTGTAGCAGCTTTTGAGGCTAAGCAAAACCAGATGAAAGGACAACAGAAGGCAACTGACAAATCCCCAGGTCAAGCTGACTCCAGATACCAGGGGCTCTCAAAAGAGGATAGAGCTATTGCAGAGAGACTGCAGAAGctcagagaggaaaggaaacccAGTAAGTTTTGAAGAGCACTGGAGATTCCCTGGGTGGGAATGCTGCTACTTGGGAAGCGTGGAaccaggagggagagggaagtgCTGGACGCTCAGTGTCTGTCTTTAGGAAATTTAAGGGTTAAATGTGATCAGAGCAGCCACATCTTGTTGCCACAGTGGCCAGGTTCCacagtgattttaatttttcactttgattttgttctttggGGTTTTTCTTGAAACTGCTTCTCAGTTTTAGGGCAATATCTTACCCATGAAATCACTTCCACATTTTCCATTGTTTGGGGTAAAAGTCTGGGTCAAACACAGTAGCAGCAGAatgaaatgagctttttttgGCCAAACtattttgcagaagtttttctgtgtttcattttgctggACCACAGTGGTACCAGTCTCCATGGGATTATGTTCTGGCCAGCCTTGCTACACAGAGGACAAAAAGGGACTCTGATCCCAGTCTACAGCAGTCAGATATGGGGCTGCCTCAGGGTGCTTGTGGGagaataaactttttaaaatgctatacGGTCtctaaaagggaaagaaacactGCAAAGTGGTTACCTTGTTGTAtagggtattttttttcagcctgatAGGCCTGGGATTATGTTAAAGAGTGTGGGAGCAATGGACTGTACTGCCTAAATGGCACGCATTTCTCTGCCTGTCCATGGTATCCCTAGTCAGCTGATTGCCAAATGAGGTTACAGTAACAGTGGTCTTGTGGCTGGAAGATAAAATATGGAGGAGGCAGTGACTCGGGAGAAGAGGGTAGCAGTTAGCATTAGGGTAGCATCCAAGTCACTGCTGCATAACTCCTCCTTCAGATCAGGGGCTGAGGGAGGTTTTTGCTCTGGTGTTCAAAGCCTGATTCCAGAACAAAATACAatctcactgaaaacaaatagcttcaagtttttttcttaacagaatAACCCCCTACCTTGGGTTATTCTGAATTGCAGAGTCCATCCCTTCTCAGGCTGAGATCGAAGCTAGGTTGGCTGCACTGAAGGAGGATTACCGGGGACCTGTTCCATCCACGCAGGAAATGGAAGACCGTTTGGCTGTCCTGCAAGGAAGATGTCCTCCTTCCCAGGCTCCCAAACCAGTAAGCTCCTGCATCTGTTTGACCAGCAACGTGTTCTGAGCTGGCACAGTAATTCCTGTGTCCCAGCATGTTAGTCTTTCTTTACCTTTCAGCTTTTTTGTGTCCAGGTAGCTCATTTTGCATCATTGCTTCACTAGAAAATTTTTGGCTAACTTTTACCAGTATGCTGAATCAATTTCAGttatattttccataaaaacaaaggaacatATATAGTAcatgtgttgtttttaacaATAGACACTAGACTTTTATCCACCCTGTGTTCTAGTTGTATCTCACAGTTGTTATTGTATCCCTTTTGAACAAAATCCTGTTAATTATTCCAGAAATGGAAGCCCAGGGAAGTAAAGTGATTAGCCTGAGACCGAAGAGGAAGGAGTTGGATTTCTGTCTTCAAGGCTTATATGAATGATCTTGTCCCTGATAAGTTGTTTCCTCGTGCTCCTTTTTCAGCAATGCTGTGCACACAGCTGTTCTCTTAGAACTCAGTGGGGCTGGTGGTTGGCACTGTTGAGAATGGGACCATGTTTACTTTGAAGGtagtggcagagctggggctgggtttCAGCAGCATCTATTCCTATACATTCAGCACCTCCTTGCCTTGTTTAGCTGATTGCATTTAGAGTTGTGGGCATTCAACAGCTCTGAGAATGAAGCCTTGAAAGTCTTACACCAGATACCCATAAGCTGAGACTCACAAGATCAGTAGATGCATCTTTTTATGCTGATTCTCCATAGGGTGATATTGCTATCTGACTTTTCCTTTGGTTGAGTATGCTGCTTTCCtctcatttgctttctcttatGTCCTCCTTGTTTCTCAGGTACATCGACCCCCTGATACCAGAAGTCTGACACAGCAAACAGATGATCTGTTAACTCAGCTGGCTGAGGAAGTTGCCATTGATGAGCATTACAGTCCAGGAGCCCAGCCTCAAGGTATCTATTTTGGATTCTAAAGATCTGTGTCTTTCTAATAATGTATATGTTGCCCTGTTCATCTTACAGGTGAGCTTGGTGTCCAGTTTATCTCCCCATTGTGACTCCCAGATTGACTAAGAACAGCCATCCAGCTTCGTACTGGGTCTCATCATCTTTACTTGAGAGATGGTTCCATTTTCTCAGGGTTGTATTACTCAGATTGCTTCTGTCTGTTTCTGTAAGGCCACACTTCCtagggaggagctgctgctacTCCTAATGTGTCTGTGCTCTGTTGTAAAACATCAGAATGTGGGATACCATTACTTTTCCAGCTACAGTGCTTCCTCTGTAATCTCCCTGTAAAGTGCAGATTAgctcactttcttttcttcacgTACAGCGTGGATACTGTTGTGTCATGCCTTCTCCCATTATAACCTGGATTAATGGAGAGCTTCAAGCTTCTCCCATACTGTCTGTTGCTTTAGTGATGTTGGCTGTACCAAAGAAACACTGCTGCTGAGTCACCAGCATGTTCTTTCTGCCTGTCTGTTTGCAGCTGTTAGTGGCCAAAACTTAAATGACCTCAATCGGGAAAGTGAAGATTTTGCTTGCCGTGCAAGTCTGGACCCAAAACAGctagaggaagagaagaataaacttctggcagaggctgctgctgagctgcgaGATGAAAACACTAGGCAGGAAAAGATCTTAGAAGTTGCTAAGAGATTGGCAGTGCTCAGAGGTCAGGACCCAGAGAAAGGTGGGTAGCAGAGGAGAATACAGTCCCAAGAGAGGGACCAGGTTCCTGTgtcagtaatttattttctgagagacTTTTTATCCATTTAATTCCTCTGTTCTGCAAGAAACAGACTGATTTTGTTGCCTGTAAAGTTGTAAAGATTCGTTCATCCTGAAATCAGTATGAAAAATCGGTATGAAAGACCTTAGCCGTAGCATCTTAACCTCAACTAAGACATCGAGGCTGGAACTGTAAGGATGGCCTGCTTTGTCTTGTACCTTTCTTTGAGATAAATCTTGCATGCTCTGTCTCTCATTCGTGCAGTTACACTGGAAACTTATAAACTCCCTGACAGTGATGAAGAATTGGATGAGGAGGAAGCCATTCGGAGAGTGCTAAAACAGGTCGGAAGTGGCACCTGTGGCCTTGTTTATCTTCCTTTCAATCatttctggtgtgttttttttttttttttttttttttttttttcctttttttcttacccATTGAGCATGCaaattgtgttttttctgttccagGGCAGGGTCTCATTCCTTCCCCTCCTAGCATTGCTAGCTCCCATGCAGCGATTCAGCTATAGGAGATAGACTTTTCTACCAGTCTGTTAAAGTTCTTTTTCATTCGTTGTTAGTGTCTCTTGCAGTGTGCGTctttcctccagccctgctcccactcTGCTTGTCCtttcttactttgttttgttttttcccccacccGGCTAGAACATGATGAGATGTGGGCC is a genomic window containing:
- the ZFYVE19 gene encoding abscission/NoCut checkpoint regulator isoform X1 gives rise to the protein MDSRCYGCARKFGVFKKECGCASCGRAFCSSCLSFSAAVPRCGGGPQKVCKQCHGRLTGQEPQNSSAKWSPPENYKKRVAAFEAKQNQMKGQQKATDKSPGQADSRYQGLSKEDRAIAERLQKLREERKPKSIPSQAEIEARLAALKEDYRGPVPSTQEMEDRLAVLQGRCPPSQAPKPVHRPPDTRSLTQQTDDLLTQLAEEVAIDEHYSPGAQPQAVSGQNLNDLNRESEDFACRASLDPKQLEEEKNKLLAEAAAELRDENTRQEKILEVAKRLAVLRGQDPEKVTLETYKLPDSDEELDEEEAIRRVLKQLTEEVALDEASGFNIPPDQTTQPGPSQQNLHKKTKQKSQTPTNTALARTDDSDEDELPWCCICNEDATLRCHGCDGDLYCQRCFREGHDEFDLKDHHTSRYHLPRK
- the ZFYVE19 gene encoding abscission/NoCut checkpoint regulator isoform X2 translates to MKGQQKATDKSPGQADSRYQGLSKEDRAIAERLQKLREERKPKSIPSQAEIEARLAALKEDYRGPVPSTQEMEDRLAVLQGRCPPSQAPKPVHRPPDTRSLTQQTDDLLTQLAEEVAIDEHYSPGAQPQAVSGQNLNDLNRESEDFACRASLDPKQLEEEKNKLLAEAAAELRDENTRQEKILEVAKRLAVLRGQDPEKVTLETYKLPDSDEELDEEEAIRRVLKQLTEEVALDEASGFNIPPDQTTQPGPSQQNLHKKTKQKSQTPTNTALARTDDSDEDELPWCCICNEDATLRCHGCDGDLYCQRCFREGHDEFDLKDHHTSRYHLPRK